From a single Gimesia fumaroli genomic region:
- a CDS encoding DUF1559 domain-containing protein: MTDFTPKKRGFTLIELLVVIAIIAILIALLLPAVQQAREAARRSQCKNNLKQLGLAFHNYHDNFLMMPTGYFQKGGYQTGWVARILPYIDQAPLYNSISSITGEINEITPWRSSSIGSRTEFTTPIQVILCPSSELGSTAPTHSTVPSDHGGLHYRGNGGSVDVGLMSGFSTSTHNYTTSGVLYPKAKTRMSDITDGTSNTFLLGELSSALNGWGSNTSFDDMMPWTWATYVYGGATGTDGFLMIDTKATQYPIGSGTHSQYGVSWRSQHVGGAHLLFCDGRVQFLSASMNLDTLKGLATRSGGEVLGEY, translated from the coding sequence ATGACTGATTTCACTCCGAAGAAGCGTGGTTTTACGCTGATTGAACTTCTGGTCGTGATTGCGATTATCGCAATCCTGATTGCTTTACTGTTACCCGCCGTGCAACAGGCCCGGGAAGCAGCACGCCGCTCCCAGTGTAAAAATAATTTGAAGCAGTTGGGACTGGCGTTTCACAATTATCATGATAATTTCCTGATGATGCCCACCGGTTATTTTCAGAAGGGTGGATATCAGACTGGCTGGGTTGCCCGGATTCTGCCTTATATTGATCAGGCGCCCCTTTACAACAGCATCTCTTCCATCACAGGTGAGATCAATGAAATTACGCCCTGGCGCAGTTCTTCGATTGGTTCACGAACAGAATTTACCACACCGATCCAGGTGATCCTCTGCCCGTCTTCCGAGCTGGGTTCCACTGCCCCCACACACTCTACCGTTCCCAGCGATCATGGCGGGTTGCACTACCGCGGAAATGGTGGTTCTGTTGATGTCGGACTGATGTCTGGTTTTTCGACATCCACACACAATTATACCACCTCAGGTGTACTCTATCCAAAAGCCAAGACACGCATGAGCGACATTACCGATGGAACCTCAAATACGTTTCTGCTGGGTGAACTCTCTTCGGCTTTAAATGGCTGGGGCAGCAACACCAGCTTTGATGACATGATGCCCTGGACCTGGGCCACGTATGTTTATGGAGGTGCGACCGGCACAGATGGTTTCCTGATGATCGATACCAAGGCAACGCAGTACCCGATTGGTTCCGGCACACATTCACAGTACGGCGTTTCCTGGAGAAGCCAGCATGTGGGCGGCGCGCATCTATTGTTCTGTGATGGACGCGTGCAGTTCCTGTCTGCCAGCATGAACCTGGATACGCTCAAAGGATTGGCCACACGTTCGGGCGGAGAAGTCCTCGGCGAATATTAA
- a CDS encoding ankyrin repeat domain-containing protein: protein MAKKKSAPRKKQTSKKKRPQAINPFTGEPMDAVDWGDVFELVEKNKTRALKNLFEDGMTFEEFQNTYWGRLEDNEYLHRAAEQGSLPMVKLLIEQGADPDELDEIYQTPLERAFLAKKKQVAKYLFERTQSETAKQLVEDTLYPSRKPGRKLPKIDPELKQAIEEKSLKTVRALIKKGVPVNAKFKTEYKSDSTPLELAVDLNALKIAEALLSAGANPNPILKEAHPLATALFRKSPKMMSLLLEHGADPNRPGDLKKTCLMDAVDREEMQFINLLLEAGTDLNLRDSQGRQAIHFRGFLKSHRYDSQKEKKKLLHSANVTMRLIEAGADLQAETESGSTKLMDLYCEPRWGDTHQRYLDFKAALVEAGGLDPSIDDLLRLVRQNQITQVRKLIKEGVNVNHRGDLLPFAGQVTPLAMAVICGHHKLAELLIKSGANPDAISTSFRFGVEDPNAEEPRPYNLMEEDPHYFGHGLTWVRPVGVAVWKNDPEMIQILAEANASLMLDAGQGGAPLVWAIDLAHLESVQALLNAGANPYKSKSSGADAVFYANLDHTHPKIKQLVNQAAKKLK from the coding sequence ATGGCCAAAAAGAAATCGGCGCCACGAAAAAAACAAACCAGTAAAAAGAAGCGTCCTCAAGCAATCAATCCTTTCACGGGAGAGCCGATGGATGCGGTCGACTGGGGCGATGTGTTTGAACTGGTTGAAAAAAATAAAACGCGCGCGTTGAAGAATCTGTTCGAAGACGGCATGACCTTCGAGGAATTCCAGAATACGTATTGGGGACGTCTGGAAGACAACGAATATCTGCATCGTGCAGCCGAGCAGGGGAGTCTGCCGATGGTTAAGCTGCTGATTGAACAGGGAGCCGACCCGGACGAACTGGATGAGATCTATCAGACGCCGCTCGAAAGAGCATTTCTGGCGAAGAAAAAACAGGTCGCGAAATATCTGTTTGAACGGACCCAGTCGGAGACCGCAAAACAGCTGGTGGAAGACACACTGTACCCCAGCCGAAAACCAGGCCGCAAATTGCCCAAAATTGATCCAGAATTGAAACAGGCGATCGAGGAAAAATCTCTGAAAACAGTACGAGCCTTGATCAAAAAAGGAGTGCCGGTGAATGCGAAATTTAAAACAGAATATAAGAGCGACAGCACTCCACTGGAACTCGCTGTAGACCTCAACGCATTGAAAATTGCTGAGGCATTATTAAGTGCGGGAGCAAATCCAAATCCAATACTAAAAGAAGCCCATCCCCTGGCGACAGCCCTGTTCAGGAAGTCTCCTAAGATGATGTCTCTCCTGCTCGAACATGGCGCCGACCCGAATCGGCCCGGCGATCTGAAAAAAACCTGCTTAATGGACGCCGTGGATCGCGAAGAGATGCAGTTCATTAATCTCTTACTGGAGGCAGGCACTGACCTGAATCTGCGCGATTCGCAAGGACGCCAGGCGATTCATTTTAGGGGTTTCTTAAAGTCTCATCGATATGATTCCCAAAAAGAGAAGAAAAAACTGCTTCACTCAGCGAACGTAACAATGCGGCTCATCGAAGCAGGTGCCGATCTGCAGGCAGAAACGGAAAGTGGCAGTACCAAACTAATGGATCTTTACTGCGAGCCCCGCTGGGGAGATACACATCAACGTTACCTGGACTTTAAAGCAGCACTCGTTGAAGCAGGTGGGCTGGATCCCAGCATTGATGATCTGCTGAGGCTGGTAAGACAGAATCAAATCACACAGGTCAGGAAGCTGATCAAAGAAGGAGTGAATGTGAATCATCGGGGCGATCTGCTCCCTTTTGCCGGCCAGGTCACTCCGCTGGCAATGGCGGTCATCTGTGGTCATCACAAGCTGGCAGAATTACTGATCAAATCGGGTGCGAATCCGGATGCCATATCTACATCATTCCGCTTTGGCGTGGAGGATCCGAATGCCGAGGAACCCAGACCTTATAATCTGATGGAGGAAGATCCACACTACTTCGGACACGGTTTAACCTGGGTAAGACCGGTAGGAGTCGCAGTCTGGAAGAATGATCCTGAAATGATCCAAATTCTGGCCGAAGCAAATGCCTCATTGATGCTGGATGCAGGTCAGGGAGGAGCCCCCTTGGTCTGGGCAATCGATCTCGCACATCTTGAGTCTGTTCAAGCTTTACTCAATGCAGGCGCGAACCCCTACAAGTCCAAGAGTAGTGGTGCTGACGCTGTGTTTTATGCCAATCTGGATCACACTCATCCCAAAATCAAACAGCTGGTCAACCAGGCAGCGAAGAAGTTGAAATGA
- a CDS encoding glycerophosphodiester phosphodiesterase, which produces MKHLALLLACCLTLNPLSAGEKKESTFLKNGVTAHRGNSSEFPENTLPAFESGIAVGADWLELDIFLTKDGKLVVTHDKTTQRVGDKNLTVADSTYAKLKTVDVATDFRKRLQKTKQECPPQQMPLLEDVLKLVKQQHRTRVSLQPKADCVKEAVALVKQLNMEPWVGFNDGNLTYMTQVKQLAPAIPVFWDRGAETNIDTDINIAKQRGFEALVLNYQGITPEKIQKIKAAGLEPGVWTVNDPKLMKQFLNQGIERIYTDDPRLLLKLK; this is translated from the coding sequence ATGAAACACCTTGCCCTGTTACTCGCCTGTTGTCTGACACTAAACCCGCTGTCCGCTGGTGAAAAGAAAGAATCCACGTTTTTAAAGAACGGCGTCACCGCCCACCGCGGCAATTCCAGCGAATTTCCCGAGAACACGTTGCCCGCTTTTGAAAGTGGCATCGCAGTCGGCGCGGACTGGCTGGAACTCGACATTTTTCTCACCAAAGACGGCAAGCTCGTTGTCACACACGACAAAACTACCCAGCGGGTCGGCGACAAAAATCTCACCGTTGCAGACTCAACCTACGCCAAACTGAAAACCGTCGACGTCGCCACCGACTTCCGCAAACGGCTCCAGAAAACAAAACAGGAATGCCCGCCCCAGCAGATGCCGCTTCTGGAAGACGTTTTAAAACTGGTCAAACAGCAGCACCGCACCCGCGTCTCTCTCCAGCCCAAAGCCGACTGCGTCAAAGAAGCGGTCGCACTGGTGAAACAGCTCAACATGGAACCCTGGGTCGGCTTCAATGACGGCAACCTGACTTATATGACGCAGGTCAAACAACTGGCCCCCGCGATTCCCGTCTTCTGGGACCGGGGCGCCGAGACCAACATCGACACCGACATCAACATCGCCAAACAACGCGGCTTCGAAGCCCTCGTCCTGAACTATCAGGGCATCACCCCGGAGAAGATTCAAAAAATCAAAGCCGCCGGCCTCGAACCAGGCGTCTGGACCGTCAACGATCCGAAGTTAATGAAACAGTTTTTAAACCAAGGCATCGAACGCATCTACACCGACGATCCCCGCTTGTTGCTCAAGTTGAAATAA
- a CDS encoding DUF1501 domain-containing protein, protein MPVLPSHNSLMSEISRRSFFDRMTDGLYGVALTSLIGQQSLRAAEKQPFHPAPIPENLAPKRPHFAPRATSVIHLCMQGGPSQVDLFDPKPALKKFHGKTAPRELTGNAVFEKDRTGKLMQSPFEFKQHGKAGAWVSDALPHLAQEVDEMTIVRSMYNVHPNHEPAIYKMQSGQTFPGHPVFGSWITYGLGNENQNLPAYVVLADPSNRLPTNNVDNWMSGYLSPLYQGTRMKATGSPLLNLAPDYASVDQVARTKQDLLKQLDRLHQKQRPGQMELEARIQNYEMAANMQLEATETLDISQETPETLAMYGIDEKETDSFGRRCLLARRLVENGVRFVQLYTRGQIWDNHSNINKSLRTACGQTDLPIAGLLKDLRQRGLLDNTLVLWGGEFGRLPTAQITSAAKMNVAGRDHGPYGFSAWMAGGGVKRGLVYGNTDEVGYASVENRVSIQDWHATILHLLGMDHEKLVYERNGLGERLTHQFPTRVVHDIIA, encoded by the coding sequence ATGCCTGTTTTACCATCACACAATTCGCTGATGTCTGAAATCTCGCGTCGTAGTTTTTTCGACCGCATGACCGACGGACTGTATGGCGTGGCGTTAACGTCGCTCATTGGTCAGCAAAGTTTACGAGCCGCCGAAAAGCAACCGTTTCACCCGGCGCCCATTCCCGAAAACCTGGCGCCCAAACGCCCGCACTTCGCGCCGCGTGCAACATCGGTGATTCATCTCTGTATGCAGGGTGGTCCCAGTCAGGTCGATCTGTTTGATCCCAAGCCGGCTCTGAAAAAGTTTCACGGAAAAACAGCGCCCCGCGAACTCACCGGCAATGCGGTTTTCGAAAAAGATCGCACCGGCAAGTTGATGCAGAGTCCGTTTGAATTCAAGCAGCATGGAAAAGCGGGGGCCTGGGTTTCCGATGCACTGCCGCACCTCGCGCAGGAAGTCGACGAGATGACCATCGTCCGTTCGATGTATAATGTGCACCCTAATCACGAGCCCGCCATTTATAAAATGCAGTCCGGTCAGACGTTCCCCGGTCATCCGGTGTTCGGTTCCTGGATTACTTATGGACTGGGCAATGAAAATCAGAACCTGCCCGCATATGTTGTACTGGCCGACCCCAGTAACCGCCTGCCGACGAACAACGTGGATAACTGGATGTCCGGCTATCTTTCGCCCTTGTATCAGGGAACCCGCATGAAGGCGACCGGCTCGCCGCTGTTGAACCTGGCCCCCGATTATGCAAGCGTCGATCAGGTCGCCCGCACCAAACAGGACTTGCTCAAACAGCTCGACCGCCTGCATCAGAAACAGCGACCCGGCCAAATGGAACTTGAAGCCCGTATCCAAAACTACGAGATGGCCGCCAACATGCAACTCGAAGCCACCGAGACGCTCGATATCTCGCAGGAGACACCGGAAACGCTGGCGATGTACGGCATTGATGAAAAAGAGACTGACAGCTTCGGCCGCCGTTGTCTGTTGGCCCGCCGACTGGTCGAGAACGGCGTGCGCTTCGTGCAGCTCTACACCCGCGGCCAGATCTGGGACAATCATTCCAACATCAATAAATCACTCCGCACCGCCTGCGGTCAGACCGATCTTCCGATCGCAGGTCTGCTGAAAGATCTTCGTCAGCGCGGCTTGCTGGATAACACACTCGTTCTCTGGGGCGGCGAATTCGGTCGGCTGCCGACCGCACAGATCACGTCCGCAGCCAAGATGAACGTCGCGGGGCGCGATCATGGCCCGTATGGATTCTCGGCCTGGATGGCAGGCGGCGGCGTCAAACGGGGCCTCGTTTACGGCAACACCGATGAAGTCGGCTACGCGTCGGTTGAGAATCGCGTCAGCATTCAGGACTGGCATGCGACGATCCTGCATCTGTTAGGCATGGATCACGAGAAGCTGGTTTACGAACGCAACGGCCTGGGAGAGCGTCTGACGCATCAGTTCCCGACTCGCGTCGTGCACGATATCATCGCGTAA
- a CDS encoding alpha/beta hydrolase, with amino-acid sequence MKPLICMTLIIVFTGAALNDGPALAQQPRRERARRLRDSVVEHRDLEYASINGKPLLLDLYLPKGVKNPPLLVWIHGGGWRNGDKGRGGKLMPIGTAAGYACASINYRLSGEAIFPAQIHDCKAAIRWLRAHAATYGYDAQRIGAGGSSAGGHLVALLGTSGGDKGLEGKVGTHLDQSSSVQAVCDMYGPTDFLQMDAHALPDARFKHNDARSPESLLIGGPILENKDKVAKVNPITYIDQQDPPFLIIHGSKDPLVPLHQSQLLNEALKRNKVPVTLRVLEGAKHGGREFNAPDVNGQIVTFFDKHLKQQEKQSQ; translated from the coding sequence ATGAAACCCCTTATCTGTATGACGTTGATCATTGTCTTCACGGGAGCTGCTCTGAATGATGGTCCTGCCCTGGCACAGCAGCCTCGGCGAGAACGTGCTCGCCGTTTGCGCGATTCCGTGGTCGAACACCGTGATCTGGAATATGCCAGCATCAATGGGAAACCTCTGTTGCTCGATCTCTATCTCCCCAAAGGAGTCAAGAATCCCCCACTCCTCGTCTGGATTCATGGGGGTGGCTGGCGCAATGGTGATAAAGGACGGGGAGGCAAGTTGATGCCGATCGGCACCGCAGCCGGTTATGCCTGTGCCAGCATCAACTATCGTTTAAGTGGCGAAGCAATATTCCCCGCGCAGATCCATGACTGTAAAGCCGCCATTCGCTGGTTACGGGCACATGCCGCCACGTATGGATATGATGCCCAACGCATCGGCGCAGGAGGTTCCTCCGCCGGCGGTCATCTGGTCGCGCTATTGGGAACCAGTGGAGGCGACAAGGGTCTGGAAGGAAAAGTGGGCACACACCTGGATCAATCGAGCAGCGTGCAGGCAGTCTGTGACATGTATGGCCCCACCGACTTTCTGCAGATGGATGCGCACGCCCTGCCCGATGCCCGTTTTAAACACAACGATGCTCGCTCTCCGGAATCACTGCTGATTGGTGGTCCAATTCTGGAGAACAAAGATAAAGTTGCGAAAGTCAATCCAATCACCTATATCGATCAGCAGGATCCCCCGTTCCTGATCATTCATGGCTCAAAAGATCCCCTGGTTCCCCTGCATCAGAGTCAACTGTTAAACGAGGCGTTAAAGAGAAACAAAGTGCCGGTCACACTCCGCGTGCTCGAAGGAGCCAAACATGGCGGCCGCGAATTCAACGCCCCGGACGTCAATGGCCAGATCGTGACCTTCTTCGACAAACATCTGAAGCAGCAAGAGAAACAGTCTCAGTAA
- a CDS encoding haloacid dehalogenase type II, translating into MSPAHKSDTTPITANNRRHFLTTGAGFAAGMLPTLVSAQEQQEPTMNSRPKCLFFDVNETLLDLEAMKESVANALGGRPDLLPLWFTTMLQHSLVATVGDHYDDFGVIGAATLQMVARNEGIALTDEAAKQAIAPIRSLPPHPDVKPALEQLKQAGFRMVTLTNSSQAGVDTQMKNAGLYDLFETRLSIEELQMFKPHSHVYKWAARKMKVKPEDCMLIAAHGWDIAGALWAGWRGAFVSRPGAQLYPLAKQPEIIEPDLQRVAAQLVQLGMNNCQ; encoded by the coding sequence ATGTCGCCTGCTCACAAATCAGATACAACGCCGATCACTGCAAACAATCGCCGTCATTTTCTGACGACCGGAGCCGGCTTCGCAGCGGGGATGCTGCCGACGCTCGTTTCCGCGCAGGAACAACAGGAGCCCACGATGAACTCACGACCAAAGTGTCTGTTCTTTGATGTCAATGAAACACTGCTCGATCTGGAAGCGATGAAAGAGAGCGTCGCGAATGCTCTTGGCGGCCGTCCCGATCTGCTGCCGCTCTGGTTCACCACGATGCTACAGCATTCGCTGGTTGCGACGGTCGGCGATCATTATGACGATTTCGGCGTGATCGGTGCCGCCACACTGCAGATGGTGGCGCGCAACGAAGGGATCGCACTGACGGATGAAGCCGCGAAACAGGCAATCGCGCCGATTCGCTCACTCCCTCCACACCCCGATGTGAAACCGGCCCTCGAACAGTTAAAGCAGGCCGGCTTTCGGATGGTGACACTAACGAATTCTTCGCAGGCAGGCGTGGATACACAGATGAAAAACGCGGGCCTGTATGATCTGTTTGAAACACGATTGAGCATTGAAGAATTGCAGATGTTCAAACCACACTCGCACGTTTACAAATGGGCGGCTCGAAAAATGAAAGTGAAGCCGGAAGACTGCATGCTGATCGCCGCTCACGGCTGGGATATCGCCGGTGCGCTCTGGGCCGGCTGGCGCGGCGCATTTGTCTCACGCCCCGGCGCTCAGCTTTATCCCCTGGCAAAACAACCCGAAATCATCGAACCCGACCTGCAACGCGTCGCCGCACAGTTGGTGCAGTTGGGTATGAATAACTGTCAGTAA